A region from the Haliaeetus albicilla chromosome 16, bHalAlb1.1, whole genome shotgun sequence genome encodes:
- the TMEM86A gene encoding lysoplasmalogenase TMEM86A isoform X1: MQGGTDHGEDPRERSRLGLLVRAGCQVKSEGPKLVPFFKATCVYFVLWLPTSSPSWFSALIKCLPIFCLWVFLLAHGINFLVSHRSASRILAGLIFSAVGDAFLIWQEQGYFIHGLLMFAITHILYSSAFGMKPLDLKAGLLMGLVSSSCYAFLYSYLSGPFTYLVAVYIALIGFMGWRAVAGMQLCNDLWTWTKLSACIGAMLFMVSDLTIALNKFCFPVPYSRFIIMATYYAAQMLIALSAVESRDEEDFRKRS; the protein is encoded by the exons ATGCAAGGAGGCACggaccatggagaggaccctAGGGAGAGATCTCGGCTAGGACTGCTTGTTCGCGCTGGCTGCCAG GTGAAGAGTGAAGGCCCCAAACTGGTGCCCTTCTTTAAAGCCACTTGTGTCTATTTTGTCCTCTGGCTGCCAACTTCCAGCCCCTCCTGGTTCAGTGCCCTCATCAAATGTCTGCCCATCTTCTGCCTGTGGGTTTTCCTTCTGGCTCATGGAATTAACTTCTTAGTGTCACACCGGAGTGCCAGCCGCATCCTAGCAGGACTCATATTCTCGGCAGTGGGAGACGCCTTTCTCatctggcaggagcagggctaCTTCATTCATG GTCTGCTGATGTTTGCCATCACACACATCCTGTACTCTTCAGCCTTCGGCATGAAGCCTTTGGACCTCAAAGCCGGCTTGTTGATGGGCCTTGTTTCCAGTTCCTGTTATGCCTTCCTGTACTCCTACCTCTCAGGCCCATTCACCTACCTGGTAGCTGTCTACATTGCCTTGATCGGCTTCATGGGCTGGCGAGCGGTCGCCGGCATGCAACTGTGCAACGACCTCTGGACATGGACCAAGCTCTCGGCCTGCATCGGCGCGATGCTGTTCATGGTGTCGGATCTGACCATTGCACTTAACAAGTTCTGCTTTCCTGTGCCCTACTCGCGCTTCATCATCATGGCTACTTACTATGCAGCCCAAATGCTTATTGCACTGTCAGCTGTAGAGAGCAGAGATGAAGAGGACTTCAGAAAGAGGAGCTAG
- the TMEM86A gene encoding lysoplasmalogenase TMEM86A isoform X2, with protein MVSPVTVVKSEGPKLVPFFKATCVYFVLWLPTSSPSWFSALIKCLPIFCLWVFLLAHGINFLVSHRSASRILAGLIFSAVGDAFLIWQEQGYFIHGLLMFAITHILYSSAFGMKPLDLKAGLLMGLVSSSCYAFLYSYLSGPFTYLVAVYIALIGFMGWRAVAGMQLCNDLWTWTKLSACIGAMLFMVSDLTIALNKFCFPVPYSRFIIMATYYAAQMLIALSAVESRDEEDFRKRS; from the exons GTGAAGAGTGAAGGCCCCAAACTGGTGCCCTTCTTTAAAGCCACTTGTGTCTATTTTGTCCTCTGGCTGCCAACTTCCAGCCCCTCCTGGTTCAGTGCCCTCATCAAATGTCTGCCCATCTTCTGCCTGTGGGTTTTCCTTCTGGCTCATGGAATTAACTTCTTAGTGTCACACCGGAGTGCCAGCCGCATCCTAGCAGGACTCATATTCTCGGCAGTGGGAGACGCCTTTCTCatctggcaggagcagggctaCTTCATTCATG GTCTGCTGATGTTTGCCATCACACACATCCTGTACTCTTCAGCCTTCGGCATGAAGCCTTTGGACCTCAAAGCCGGCTTGTTGATGGGCCTTGTTTCCAGTTCCTGTTATGCCTTCCTGTACTCCTACCTCTCAGGCCCATTCACCTACCTGGTAGCTGTCTACATTGCCTTGATCGGCTTCATGGGCTGGCGAGCGGTCGCCGGCATGCAACTGTGCAACGACCTCTGGACATGGACCAAGCTCTCGGCCTGCATCGGCGCGATGCTGTTCATGGTGTCGGATCTGACCATTGCACTTAACAAGTTCTGCTTTCCTGTGCCCTACTCGCGCTTCATCATCATGGCTACTTACTATGCAGCCCAAATGCTTATTGCACTGTCAGCTGTAGAGAGCAGAGATGAAGAGGACTTCAGAAAGAGGAGCTAG